The Drechmeria coniospora strain ARSEF 6962 chromosome 02, whole genome shotgun sequence genome has a segment encoding these proteins:
- a CDS encoding DNA-binding protein SMUBP-2, with protein MPSTREPLDIPSFAGTQLALLTNELQTEIDETSALVSSHAPVALQRAGLAITNLVLSSQRTGFGGRTVVELTSDSATSSLGCLPEHGIRTGDIVLVTEQPAGSAKKREIRELEGKGARGVVVKVQRETVSVALDEGKDEDARLNGRVWIVKLADEVTYRRMNRTMEKLQTMGDGEYTSLIRVLFGLSSPSPVGKDLSKDEQVGKLEWLDPSLNESQKDAVRFALASREVALIHGPPGLVKRKQRVLVCGPSNVSVDNIVERLSPHKVPIVRLGHPARLLPSVVNHSLDVLTHTSEAGAIVQDVRAEMDAKQASIKKTKSGKERRSIYADLKELRKEYRERERRCVSNLVGGSKVVLATLHGAGGFQLQREKFDVVIIDEASQALEAQCWVPLLSATKVVCAGDHLQLPPTVKSINSKVKPPQAKDGTKPVKGMTLETTLFDRLLALHGSSIKRMLTTQYRMHDKIMRFPSDELYHSLLVAADSVKSRLLKDLEYEVEDNEDTGEPVIFIDTQGGDFPEKNDEDDKDNVKKGKAALHGDSKSNDMEAALVRQHIERLVKAGVRPDDIAVVTPYNAQLALLAPLKAQYPGMELGSVDGFQGREKEAVIVSLVRSNPDGEVGFLAEKRRLNGEDSTSKRWQEMAKC; from the exons atgccgtcgacgagggaacCTCTCGATATCCCCTCCTTTGCAGGCACCCAACTGGCCCTCCTCACGAATGAGCTCCAAACGGAAATCGACGAGACCAGTGCGTTGGTATCCTCTCACGCCCCCGTCGCCCTCCAGCGCGCAGGCCTCGCCATCACGAACCTCGTGCTCTCCTCTCAGCGCACCGGGTTCGGCGGtcgcaccgtcgtcgagctcacGTCCGACTCGGCCACCTCCAGCCTGGGTTGCCTTCCGGAGCATGGGATCCGTACCGGGGACATCGTGCTGGTGACGGAGCAGCCGGCAGGCAGCGCGAAGAAGCGAGAGAtccgcgagctcgagggcaaGGGCGCCCGAGGTGTCGTGGTCAAGGTGCAGCGGGAAACGGTGAGCGTGGCGCTGGAcgagggcaaggacgaggatgcgCGCTTGAACGGAAGGGTATGGATCGTGAAGCTGGCGGACGAGGTGACGTATCGGCG CATGAACCGCACGATGGAGAAGCTGCAGACGATGGGTGACGGCGAATATACGAGCCTCATCAGAGTTCTCTTCGGCCTCTCCAGCCCGTCTCCGGTAGGAAAGGACTTGTCCAAGGATGAGCAGGTGGGAAAGCTGGAGTGGCTGGATCCTTCCTTGAACGAGTCTCAAAAGGACGCCGTTCGCTTTGCCCTGGCATCTCGGGAAGTGGCTCTGATTCACGGACCCCCTGGA CTGGTCAAGCGGAAACAGAGGGTCCTCGTCTGCGGCCCGTCCAACGTCTCCGTCGACAACATCGTTGAACGACTTTCGCCCCACAAGGTGCCCATCGTTCGTCTCGGACACCCGGCACGGCTCCTACCCTCGGTGGTGAACCACTCGTTGGACGTGCTGACGCACACATCCGAGGCCGGAGCCATCGTCCAGGACGTGCGTGCCGAGATGGACGCCAAGCAAGCGTCCATCAAGAAGACGAAGAGTGGAAAGGAAAGGAGGAGCATCTATGCCGACCTCAAGGAGCTGCGCAAGGAGTACCGCGAGAGGGAGAGGCGCTGCGTGAGCAATCTCGTCGGGGGCAGcaaggtcgtcctcgccacccttcacggcgccggcggctttCAACTTCAAAGGGAGAAattcgacgtcgtcatcatcgacgaggccagcCAAGCGCTCGAGGCCCAATGCTGGGTGCCGCTCCTGTCCGCCACAAAGGTGGTGTGCGCGGGCGATCATCTGCAACTACCGCCGACGGTCAAGTCGATCAACTCCAAGGTCAAGCCGCCGCAGGCCAAGGACGGCACGAAGCCGGTCAAGGGAATGACTCTCGAAACGACGCTCTTTGATCGACTCTTGGCTCTTCACGGATCGTCCATCAAGCGGATGCTCACGACCCAATATCGCATGCACGACAAGATTATGCGCTTCCCCTCGGACGAACTGTACCATTCGTTGCTCGTGGCGGCGGATTCGGTCAAGTCCCGCCTGCTCAAGGACCTGGAATACGAGGTGGAGGACAACGAAGACACCGGCGAGCCTGTCATTTTCATCGACACGCAGGGCGGCGACTTTCCGGAGAAgaacgacgaggatgacaaGGACAACGTCAAGAAGGGAAAGGCGGCGCTTCACGGCGACAGCAAGAGCAACGACATGGAAGCGGCCTTGGTCCGACAGCACATCGAACGGCTGGTCAAGGCGGGAGTTCGACCCGATGACATTGCCGTCGTGACGCCATACAACGCTCAG TTGGCATTGCTGGCGCCTCTGAAGGCGCAGTACCCTGGGATGGAGCTCGGaagcgtcgacggcttccagGGACGCGAGAAGGAGGCGGTGATTGTCAGCCTCGTGCGGAGCAATCCCGACGGAGAGGTTGGCTTTTTGGCGGAGAAGCGACGGCTGAACGGTGAGGATTCCACGTCGAAACGATGGCAAGAAATGGCAAAGTGTTGA
- a CDS encoding putative ATP-binding endoribonuclease, with product MPNQGLNVIALVSGGKDSFYSLLHCLHHGHRVVALANLFPDTATSASLEVVDPDAPPPAPRSAAEDRDLDSFMYQTVGHQVIPLYAAATGIPLYRQPILGAAVRRERDYDYDDDAAADAAPGAAPADETDETESMMPLLRAVMARHPEADALCSGAILSTYQRSRVESVALRLGLVPLSYLWKYPALSPGADEAQLLRDMAGSGLEARIVKVASAGLDETHLWTCVTSAEGVGSVRKALRRFGATEGASLGEGGEFETMVVDGPSALFRRRISIPDRGRKPIRDGGGSTWLLLQGAHLEDKPAESGADLAVPEPPLLDARFRSILDGPAASLQDQHAAPEPPSPWASSLLRKATARPGDGPSLIRWSLLADGRFPRGSVKEEAMQIVGRIRRLLASLSLPSSRIANTLIVLRDMADFPDVNVEYGKLFPKPNPPSRVTVSCGDLLPPGRNLLIHVTLPGTLDARERRGLHVQSRSYWAPANIGPYSQAIDVPMTARSGLEALRAVYVAGQIPLIPASMLLPPPSDACLWWQVVLSLQHLWRIGVEMKVQCWTSAVAYFSPSPSSAGGMKERAELAGRAWNLAHAPSEEDEDEEGGPDLWDLKYNPQYMSFGSGDAASSHVALPDWSVFSLRQQNNPASCIPPLFAVEMESLPRGSDVEWHAHMGLRHPDEGSVEMVHQPAVGPGDWTSWHVVVRSSSLLIVHTVIACRWSGGDRERAKFEHLEEAMGRSHRESLASLGLHGASAASDTPHLSYIDLAAVDSPWKKVEELGGNEMMAFAIVPCHSIWTTQGERLACVALYTETLSEAG from the coding sequence atgccgaacCAAGGACTCAacgtcatcgccctcgtctccggcggcaaggacagCTTCTACAGCCTCCTCCACTGCCTCCACCATGGCcatcgcgtcgtcgccctggCCAACCTCTTCCCCGACAccgccacctcggcctccctcgaggtcgtcgacccGGACGCGCCGCCTCCCGCGcctcgctcggccgccgaggaccgGGACCTCGACAGCTTCATGTACCAGACGGTCGGCCATCAGGTCATCCCCctctacgccgccgccacgggcaTCCCCCTCTACCGCCAGCCCATCCTCGGCGCTGCCGTGCGCCGTGAGCGTGACTAtgactacgacgacgacgccgccgccgacgccgccccgGGCGCCGCCCCTGCCGACGAGACCGACGAGACCGAGTCCATGATGCCCCTGCTCCGGGCCGTCATGGCGCGTCAtcccgaggccgacgccctcTGCTCGGGCGCCATCCTCTCGACCTACCAGCGCTCTCGCGTCGAGTCCGTCGCcctgcgcctcggcctcgtcccgcTGTCGTACCTGTGGAAGTACCCTGCGCTGTcgcccggcgccgacgaggcgcagcTGCTGCGGGACATGGCCGGGTCCGGGCTCGAGGCCCGCATCGTCAAGGTGGCCAgcgcgggcctcgacgagaccCATCTTTGGACGTGCGTGACGagcgccgagggcgtcgggaGCGTCCGGAAGGCGCTGCGGAGATTCGGCGCCACCGAGGGCGCCTCGCTCGGCGAGGGGGGCGAGTTCGAGAccatggtcgtcgacgggccgtcTGCGCTGTTCAGGAGGCGCATCTCCATTCCCGACCGTGGCCGGAAGCCCATCCGTGACGGCGGAGGCTCGAcctggctgctgctgcaagGTGCGCATCTCGAGGACAAACCGGCCGAATCAGGCGCCGACCTGGCCGTTCCGGAGCCTCCGCTGCTCGATGCACGGTTCCggtccatcctcgacggccctgcCGCCTCGCTGCAAGATCAGCATGCCGCACCGGAGCCGCCAAGCCCCTGGGCCTCGTCTCTGCTCCGAAAGGCCACCGCCCGGCCCGGTGACGGCCCGAGCCTCATCCGCTGGTCCCtcctggccgacggccgcttcCCTCGTGGCTCCgtcaaggaggaggcgaTGCAGATCGTCGGACGCATCAGGCGACTGctcgcctccctctccctgCCCTCGTCTCGCATCGCAAACACCCTCATCGTCCTCCGGGACATGGCCGACTTTCCCGACGTCAACGTGGAATACGGCAAGCTGTTCCCGAAGCCGAACCCGCCGTCGCGCGTCACCGTCTCTTGCGGCGACCTCTTGCCGCCCGGACGCAACCTGCTGATCCACGTCACCTTACCCGGCACGCTCGACGCTCGAGAGAGGAGGGGGCTGCACGTCCAATCGCGGTCGTACTGGGCCCCCGCCAACATCGGCCCCTACAGCCAAGCCATCGACGTCCCCATGACCGCCCGGAGCGGGCTGGAGGCGCTGAGAGCCGTCTACGTGGCCGGGCAGATCCCCCTGATACCGGCCTCGATGCTgttgccccccccctccgacGCATGCCTCTGGTGGCAGGTTGTCCTCTCGCTGCAGCACCTGTGGAGAATCGGCGTCGAGATGAAGGTGCAATGCTGGACCAGTGCCGTCGCCTACTTTTCTCCgtccccctcctccgccggTGGCATGAAGGAACgagccgagctcgccggccgagcttgGAATCTCGCTCACGCGCCGTCggaggaagacgaagacgaagagggcGGGCCCGACCTCTGGGACCTCAAGTACAACCCGCAGTACATGTCGTTTGGGAGCGGTGACGCCGCGAGCTCCCACGTCGCACTCCCTGACTGGTCCGTCTTCTCGCTTCGGCAGCAAAACAACCCAGCGTCGTGCATCCCGCCCTTGTTtgccgtcgagatggagagCCTGCCGAGGGGATCCGACGTGGAATGGCACGCTCACATGGGGCTCCGTCATCCGGACGAGGGCAGCGTCGAGATGGTCCACCAGCCTGCCGTCGGCCCGGGAGATTGGACGAGCTGGCATGTGGTGGTTCGGTCTTCCAGCCTTCTCATCGTCCACACCGTCATTGCTTGTCGTTGGTCGGGGGGCGACCGCGAGAGGGCAAAGTTTGAGCATCTCGAGGAAGCCATGGGGCGATCGCACAGAGAGTCACTTGCGTCTCTCGGTCTGCACGGCGCAAGCGCCGCATCGGACACGCCTCATCTAAGCTACATCGACTTGGCTGCCGTTGACTCTCCCTGGAAAAAGGTCGAGGAGCTTGGCGGGAACGAGATGATGGCGTTTGCCATCGTCCCTTGCCACTCTATCTGGACGACGCAAGGCGAGCGGCTCGCCTGCGTGGCCTTGTACACGGAAACGCTGTCCGAAGCAGGGTAG
- a CDS encoding cutinase G-box binding protein encodes MHMRSLYYKQYTHGTTAPEYGVPLLPLLLVASIGVVLYERRPDRTSQGRPARTFASPSSPPHRRQPTDSTPATFKSSAEAGIRGGVDTIDAQRRRQATPYEYRTVGAALYGVRSTFVHGAWWLYLLGLPTFECCASSVKHRVHVLYVQYSYSVPTVHHMHVLRTYTSIVLALLCPRGRRPPLDLGPPPQQQQQQQQQQQQQQIKRLRSPPSPQPHPPPRCLLEGRPLVRSFLTRHLDRLAIDLPSPPSETSSTPKLPAARHRRPRRREPTTALATPVEIERVKEAEPERQTTTHDDGSHRPTPSIRRQPTAMDSVVLPVMAPVPGFYFQQQGKLEATYPMVPVLPSTPMYSRPDPSCSQPPTLLSNGPSLVTARGSPPPPPPPRKPFVVLETDLADSLCYPSTPPLSTSGSAVGSPKSALDMLQTPMNPMFSGLDDLPEVKMGFDAAEATSVLDWSSCGSPPMTPVFIQSQPARFPSLECAASDLSTEAASCPSLSPSPTPYARSVVSEHDVDFCDPRHLTVSRHGSHQAPLAAELAFSYAHPSCPAAHTARFEPSAVGGFGEDEPKAQLPSTAGVPSSRSALDFHAATAHGLAGFDDISDLESEPDFGGFVDLEGDGCCLADVSRPRACSGSSVVSLGHGSFIGGDAELDLDETAPWPFPDFQHLPSTLDAAEDVHEDKRRKQAAGDMGTFSAASTVTAVASDGPSSAPSPRASDKAESVASDPNDSSGSEAATPLPAPTNRRGRKQSLTEDPSKTFVCELCNRRFRRQEHLKRHYRSLHTQEKPFECHDCGKKFSRSDNLAQHARTHAGGAMVVDLADNDDETAYDDDAAADAANPDVARYGKVLFQMASDLPGSASELSSEEGAASGKKKRKRGN; translated from the exons atgcacatgcgctCGCTGTATTACAAGCAATACACCCACGGTACAACGGCAcccgagtacggagtacctctCCTACCACTCCTGCTCGTGGCGtccatcggcgtcgtcctc tacgagcgTCGCCCTGACCGGACCAGCCAAGGCCGGCCGGCCAGAACGTTTGCTTCTCCATCATCCCCTCCCCACCGACGCCAACCAACCGACTCCACCCCTGCGACGTTCAAATCATCGGCCGAGGCAGGGATTCGGGGAGGTGTGGACACGATAGACGCAcagaggcggcggcaggcgactccgtacgagtaccgCACAGTAGGCGCagcgctgtacggagtacggagtacattcgTCCacg gtGCGTGgtggctgtacttgcttgggcTGCCCACGTTCGAGTGCTGTGCAAGCAGTGTCAAGCaccgagtgcatgtac Tgtatgtgcagtactcc tactccgtacctacagtacaccacatgcacgtactccgtacctacaccTCCAT cgtcctcgccctcctttgccctcgaggtcgtcgtccacCGCTCGATCTTGGCCCGCCTccgcagcaacagcagcagcagcagcagcagcagcagcagcagcagatcAAGAGACTCCgctcgcccccctccccccagccccatcctcctccgcgCTGCCTGCTCGAGGGACGGCCGCTCGTCCGTTCGTTCCTTACCCGACAtctcgaccgtctcgccATTGACCTACCGAGTCCCCCTTCcgagacgtcgtcgacgccgaagcTACCGGCTGCACGTCAccgccgcccacgacgccgcgagccgacgacggcacttGCCACGCCCGTCGAGATTGAACGAGTCAAAGAGGCGGAACCGGAGCgacagacgacgacgcacgacgacggatcCCACcgtccgacgccgag CATCCGCCGACAGCCCACGGCCATGGACAGCGTCGTGCTTCCCGTCATGGCCCCGGTGCCCGGCTTCTACTTCCAGCAGCAAGGCAAGCTCGAGGCGACGTACCCGATGGTGCCCGTcttgccctcgacgcccatgTACTCGCGGCCGGACCCCTCCTGCtcgcagccgccgacgcttcTGAGCAACGGACCGTCGCTCGTGACGGCCaggggctcgccgccgccgccgcctcctcctcgcaaGCCCTTTGTCGTGCTCGAGACGGACCTGGCCGACAGCCTGTGCtacccgtcgacgccgcccctGTCCACCTCGGGCAGCGCCGTGGGCAGCCCCAAGAGCGCCCTGGACATGCTGCAGACGCCCATGAACCCCATGTTctcgggcctcgacgacctgcCCGAGGTCAAGATGGGattcgacgcggccgaggccacgTCGGTCCTGGACTGGTCGAGCTGCGGATCGCCACCCATGACGCCCG TCTTCATTCAATCTCAGCCCGCCCGTTTTCCCTCGCTCGAGTGCGCGGCCAGCGACCTTTCCACCGAAGCAGCATCGTGTCCGTCCCTGTCTCCATCGCCCACGCCGTACGCACGATCCGTCGTCTCGGAGCACGACGTCGACTTTTGCGATCCCCGCCACCTGACGGTGTCCCGCCACGGTTCCCACCAGGCgcccttggcggccgagctcgccttCAGCTACGCCCACCCGTCCTGCCCGGCCGCCCACACCGCGAGGTTTgagccctcggccgtcggcggcttcggcgaggacgagcccaAGGCGCAGCTGCCGTCGACCGCCGGcgtcccgtcgtcgcggtCCGCCTTGGACTTTCACGCCGCCACGGCccacggcctcgccggcttcgacgacatTTCCGACCTCGAGTCGGAGCCCGACTTtggcggcttcgtcgacctcgaaggcgacggctgctgcctcgccgacgtctcTCGCCCGCGGGCCTGCTCCGGCTCGTCGgtcgtctccctcggccacggcagcttcatcggcggcgacgccgagctggacctcgacgagacggcccCCTGGCCCTTTCCCGACTTCCAGCACCTTccctcgacgctcgacgcggccgaggacgtgcACGAGGACAAGCGACGGAagcaggcggccggcgacATGGGCAccttctcggcggcgtcgacggtgacggcggtggcgagcgacggcccgtcctcggcgccgagcccGCGGGCCTCGGACAAGGCCGAGTCGGTGGCGTCGGACCCCAACGACTCGTCGGGCTCCGAGGCGGCCACGCCcctgccggcgccgacgaacCGTCGCGGCCGGAAGCAGTCCCTCACCGAGGACCCGTCCAAGACGTTCGTCTGCGAGCTGTGCAACCGACGCTTCCGCCGCCAGGAGCACCTCAAGCGCCACTACCGCTCCCTGCACACGCAGGAGAAGCCGTTTGAGTGCCACGACTGCGGCAAGAAGTTTTCGCGCAGCGATAACCTCGCCCAGCACGCGCGCacccacgccggcggcgccatggtcgtcgacctcgccgacaacgacgacgagacggcctacgacgacgacgccgccgccgacgccgccaaccCCGACGTCGCGCGGTACGGCAAGGTCCTCTTCCAGATGGCCTCGGACCTTCCGGGCAGCGCGAGCGAGCTGTCGTCGGAGGAGGGCGCCGCGTCGGGCAAGAAGAAGCGAAAGCGAGGCAACTAG
- a CDS encoding extracellular cell wall glucanase Crf1 — translation MRSALGSAIAATATAAALIFDAASAQTWSKCNPINAQCPADTALGMTVNVDFRNGGVNSFFATGTPSYHAGGVNFTVTSSGDAPQLNSLFYIMFGRVDITMTAAHGAGIVSSLVLESDTLDEIDIEWLGANPDEIQSNYFGKGRTTTYNRGQFHSVKGTQDRLIKYTVDWTKDRIVWIADGQAVRTLAKEDAEADQYPQTPMKVKFGSWAGGDVNRNPQGTVDWARGPTDYSRGPFHMLVQSVVVTDYSTGKEYRYKDQTGKWEAIEAVGGSVNSNVDGKNALTITAVASARPAATAGFLPVPVGGIGRDESAATRTQTGWPWVGGANPTGGTIPSGWYMRSDGKISRSSAGPSMLQSLSVLTATLLPLAAGVLTFLHRS, via the exons atgaGGAGCGCACTAGGATCCGCCATTGCGGcgacagcgacggcggcagccttGATCTTCGACGCAGCGTCGGCCCAAACGTGGAGCAAATGCAATCCCATCAACG CGCAGTGCCCTGCCGACACGGCTCTCGGAATGACCGTCAACGTCGACTTCCgcaacggcggcgtcaaCTCCTTCTTCGCCACCGGGACACCTTCGTAccatgccggcggcgtcaaCTTCACCGTCACGAGCAGCGGAGATGCGCCCCAGCTCAACTCGCTCTTCTACATCATGttcggccgcgtcgacatcaccatgacggcggcccACGGGGCGGGCATCGTTTCGTCGCTCGTGCTCGAGTCCGATACCCTGGACGAGATCGACATCGAGTGGTTGGGCGCCAACCCGGACGAGATCCAATCCAACTACTTTGGCAAGGgccggacgacgacgtacaATCGCGGCCAGTTCCACTCCGTCAAGGGGACCCAGGATCGGCTGATCAAGTACACCGTCGACTGGACCAAGGACCGCATCGTCTGGATAGCCGACGGTCAGGCCGTGCGGACCCTCGCCAAGGaggacgccgaagccgatcAGTACCCGCAGACCCCCATGAAGGTCAAGTTCGGCTCCTGGGCCGGCGGTGATGTCAACCGCAACCCCCAGGGCACCGTCGACTGGGCCCGCGGGCCGACCGACTACTCCAGGGGACCGTTCCACATGCTCGTCcagagcgtcgtcgtcaccgactACTCGACCGGAAAGGAGTACCGGTACAAGGACCAGACGGGCAAGTGGGAAgccatcgaggccgtcggcggaagCGTCAACAGCAATGTCGACGGCAAAAACGCCCTGaccatcaccgccgtcgcATCCGCCCGTCCCGCTGCCACGGCGGGCTTCTTGCCTGtgcccgtcggcggcatcgggaGAGACGAAAGCGCCGCAACCAGGACGCAGACGGGTTGGCCCTGGGTGGGCGGTGCCAATCCCACGGGGGGCACCATTCCCAGCGGATGGTACATGAGGTCCGACGGCAAGATTTCGCGCAGCAGCGCCGGGCCCTCGATGCTTCAGTCGTTGTCCGTACTCACCGCGACGCTTCTTCCCCTGGCAGCCGGCGTCTTGACCTTCCTTCACAGATCCTAG